In the genome of Actinobacillus genomosp. 1, the window AGCGAAGTGTTTAATTTAGTGGTTTCACAACGTATTGCCGATCATTTAACTCAAACGGTACTGGTCGGTGATTATGTACAGTTAGCCGGTTCAAACAGCTTCTTTATCGTAAACGAAAGTGAAGTTGCTGAAACGCAGCAACGTTTAGTATCCGGCGATGTGTTATTGACCGCACCGCTAATTGGCGAAAAGTCCTTAGAATTAACCGCTTGTGAACAGGAAAAAGCGATTATTGAGCGACATTCGACTTTAGTCGCATTGATGAACAAAGAGCGAATGACAAATGCACGCCGAGCGATGTTGTGTAAACCGCAAGATTTTTCATGGCAATTCGAAAGCGAAGGCTTGCGTCTAAAATTCTTTTTAGAGTCGGGCAGCTATGCAACCGCCTTGGTACGCGAATTAATCCAATTAACGGAAGAACAATAATGAATATTTTAATTAGCAATGACGACGGTTATCATGCGCAAGGGATTCGAATACTTGCCGAAACATTACGTGCTGCGGGACATTCGGTTACGGTGATTGCACCTGATCGCAACCGTAGTGCGGCGTCAAGTTGTTTAACGCTGATGGAACCGATTCGAGTGCATCAAATTGATGAGTTTAATTATGCGGTGATTGCCGGTACGCCTGCGGATTGTGTACATTTAGCACTTAACGGCTTTTTTGAACAATCGTTCGATTTAGTTATTTCGGGGATTAACCACGGTGCGAATTTAGGCGATGATGTGGTTTATTCGGGAACGGTCGCCGCTGCGCTTGAAGGTCGCCATTTACCTTACCCGAGTTTAGCGATTTCGCTAGTGGGCAGAAAATCCGAAGGACATTTATTCGGTAATAATCATTTTGAAACAGCAGCTAAAGTCGTATTGGATTTATTACCGAAAGTCCAACAAAGGATTTTACCCGCACGTCAAATTTTAAATATTAATGTACCGGATTTACCTTACGAACAAGTAAAAGGCGTAATGGTTACTCGTCTTGGGCATCGTTCGCCGGCGGCGGAAATTGTGAAACGAGAAGATCCTCGCGGCGCAACAATTTATTGGCTGGGTGCGAACGGCGTGCCGGTTGATGCGAGTGAAGGTACCGATTTTTATGCGTTAGCACATGATTACGTATCCGTTACTCCGATTCAGGCGGATATGACGGCGCATTATTCTATTCAAGCGTTAAAGGATATTTTTTAATGAAATTATTTGGTCCGATTTATGATAAAACCATGGAATGGTCGAAACATCGCTTTGCCGGTTTTTGGCTCAGTTTCGTAAGTTTTATCGAAGCGATTTTCTTTCCGATTCCACCGGATGTGATGTTGATTCCGATGTCGATGAGTAAGCCGCAAAATGCGATGCGTTATGCGATTTATACTACGATTGCTTCGGTACTTGGTGGTATTATCGGTTATTTTATCGGTTTATATGCGTTCGAATGGGTGCAGGGATTGATCGCCGATTGGGGAATGCAAGCCAACTTCGATAAAGCGAAAGCTTGGTTCGAAACTTGGGGGGTAGCGGTGGTTTTTTTAGCCGGCTTCTCGCCAATTCCTTATAAAGTGTTTACAATCTGTGCAGGCGTAATGCAAATGGCATTTTTCCCGTTCGTAATTACTGCGGCGATTTCTCGCTTCGCCCGTTTTGCTCTGGTAGCGAAGCTCTCGGCTTGGGGCGGTGAAAAATATGCGGAAAAAATTCGTCGTTCGATCGAATTAATCGGTTGGGGAACGATTATTGTTGCAGTATTGGCTTATATCGCTTATCAATTATTTAAATAAAGGATATTACAATGAAGAAATCATTTCTTTTATTCCCCTTAGCGGTTTCAGTTTCTTTGGCATTATCAGGCTGTTCGTCTTCTTCATCCGAAGGGGCGGAAGTTGCGGATGTAAATTCAAACGGTATTTCATCAACAACCGCATTACCGACATGGCAATCAACGGATTCGATTCAATCGGTAGAAATGCCGGCATCAATGTCAGCGGCTCCATCACAGACGATTGGACAAACTACTCCGTCTTATAGAAACAATTCGGTCGCTTATAATAATACGCAACCTGTAAATAACGTGCCGCAGCCGGTAGCCGTAGCACAAACGCCGACACAAACTGTTCCAAATAATAGTAACGTAAGTCGTGCGGCGGATGTTGTCGGAAATTGTAATGTGGTGAGAGATGCGTTAGGTGCGCCGGTTTATGCGGAAATTACCAAAGGTTGTTATACAGATAGTAGTTATACGGTTGGGAAAAGCGATACAATGTATTTAATTTCTTATCTTACCGGTCAAACGCCGGCACAAATTGCTGCGTTAAATAATTTAAGCGTTGATAGTAAATTACATGTCGGTCAAGTATTGCGTGTAAGATAATTTTACGTTTATTTCAGTATCAACGACAGTTGTATTTTGCAGCTGTCGTTTTATTCGTTTTTAGATTTTAAAGGAAAGTAATATGAAAAAGGCATTTTTGTTATTGCCGTTTATTGTCACTCTTACCGCTTGCGGGGCAAGCGAAAGCGCACCGAAAGACGATACGGAATTGTCACCGGGAATTATGCAACCTATTTCCGGATCAGGCGCATCAACAGGAAGCTACAGTTGGTCATCGGACGTTCAGTCCGCACCGATGCCCGCTTCAATGACTAAGTAACAGTTTTAGAATATGAAAGGATAAATTGAACAGATGAAGAAATCATTCTTTTTACTGCCGTTAGCCGCAGTAATTTTAACCGCTTGTAGTTCCAATCAGCCTGCGCCTGTAATCAGTGCGACGGATAGCACGGAATTAACGCCGGGCGTAATGCAACCGGTGGCTGGTACTGCACCGACAACTTACGGTTGGCAATCGGATATTCAGCCGGCATCTATGCCGACTACAATGGGATCCGCACCTATTGCAACTTCTACAGTTCCTCAGCCGGTTATGAATAATCCGGTCATTACCGAACAACCGGCTCAGCCGCAAACGGCGACTAAAATTGTCAAGAAAACCAAAACGGTTGAGAAAAAAGTAAATCAGAATTTTGAAATTCCTCGTGATGCGAATAATGCACCGGTATATAGCCAAATCCAAAAAGGTTTTTATGACGGTTCGACTTATACCGTACGTAAAGGCGATACGATGTTCTTGATCGCTTATATTATCGGTAAAGACGTGAAAGAAATTGCCTCATTGAATAATATGAGCGAACCCTATCAACTCACCGTCGGTCAGAAACTTAAAACAGGTAAATCCGCAACCGAAACGGTGACGGTAGAAGAAAAAGTTACCGTACCGGTTGAACCGCAAGTAACATATCAACAAGGCGCGAACGGTACGACTTACGCTTCGGACGGCAATATTACCGGACCGGTAAAAGCGGGTGCCGGTTCGGCTTCCGTGCCGGTTGCCAATAACGGTGTTCGTGCTTCGGTCGGTACTGCGACTACAGCCGCATCCGGTGGTGTGGTAGCAACGGCTGCTACGGCGGCAACCGCCCCTGCAGTGCGTGCAACAACGGCAACTTCGCCTAATTATTCTAGTACGAATAACGTGAGTGCGCCGGCGTCAAACTTTAAATGGCAATGGCCGACGGCAGGTCGTGTCGTATCCGGTTTCTCTGCGGCAGAAGGCGGAAATAAAGGTATTGATATTGCCGGTAATAAAGGTCAAGACGTAAAAGCGGCGGCGGCAGGTAAAGTCGTCTATGCCGGTAACGCATTGGAAGGTTACGGTAACTTGATTATTATTAAACACAACGATGACTTCCTCAGTGCTTATGCGCACAATGACAGTATCAAAGTAGATGAACAAGATACCGTTAGTGCGGGCGATACGATTGCGCGTATGGGTAGCACCGGTACCAACGGTAATAAACTTCACTTCGAAATTCGTTACAAAGGTAAATCGGTTGATCCGACTCGTTATTTACCGAGAAAATAATGGTAATTTTTTAGTTAAATATGACCGCTTGTACAACAAGCGGTCTTTTTTCATCAATTTTTGGAGAATATGGCTATGCTACAACGTTGTGGTTGGACGGGAGATAGTGAGATTTATATCAATTATCACGATCAAGAATGGGGAAAGCCGGAATTTGATAGTCGCAAATTATTTGAAAAAATTTGTTTAGAAGGGCAGCAAGCGGGGCTTTCTTGGATTACG includes:
- a CDS encoding LysM peptidoglycan-binding domain-containing protein; protein product: MKKSFLLFPLAVSVSLALSGCSSSSSEGAEVADVNSNGISSTTALPTWQSTDSIQSVEMPASMSAAPSQTIGQTTPSYRNNSVAYNNTQPVNNVPQPVAVAQTPTQTVPNNSNVSRAADVVGNCNVVRDALGAPVYAEITKGCYTDSSYTVGKSDTMYLISYLTGQTPAQIAALNNLSVDSKLHVGQVLRVR
- a CDS encoding YqaA family protein yields the protein MKLFGPIYDKTMEWSKHRFAGFWLSFVSFIEAIFFPIPPDVMLIPMSMSKPQNAMRYAIYTTIASVLGGIIGYFIGLYAFEWVQGLIADWGMQANFDKAKAWFETWGVAVVFLAGFSPIPYKVFTICAGVMQMAFFPFVITAAISRFARFALVAKLSAWGGEKYAEKIRRSIELIGWGTIIVAVLAYIAYQLFK
- a CDS encoding peptidoglycan DD-metalloendopeptidase family protein; this translates as MKKSFFLLPLAAVILTACSSNQPAPVISATDSTELTPGVMQPVAGTAPTTYGWQSDIQPASMPTTMGSAPIATSTVPQPVMNNPVITEQPAQPQTATKIVKKTKTVEKKVNQNFEIPRDANNAPVYSQIQKGFYDGSTYTVRKGDTMFLIAYIIGKDVKEIASLNNMSEPYQLTVGQKLKTGKSATETVTVEEKVTVPVEPQVTYQQGANGTTYASDGNITGPVKAGAGSASVPVANNGVRASVGTATTAASGGVVATAATAATAPAVRATTATSPNYSSTNNVSAPASNFKWQWPTAGRVVSGFSAAEGGNKGIDIAGNKGQDVKAAAAGKVVYAGNALEGYGNLIIIKHNDDFLSAYAHNDSIKVDEQDTVSAGDTIARMGSTGTNGNKLHFEIRYKGKSVDPTRYLPRK
- the surE gene encoding 5'/3'-nucleotidase SurE, giving the protein MNILISNDDGYHAQGIRILAETLRAAGHSVTVIAPDRNRSAASSCLTLMEPIRVHQIDEFNYAVIAGTPADCVHLALNGFFEQSFDLVISGINHGANLGDDVVYSGTVAAALEGRHLPYPSLAISLVGRKSEGHLFGNNHFETAAKVVLDLLPKVQQRILPARQILNINVPDLPYEQVKGVMVTRLGHRSPAAEIVKREDPRGATIYWLGANGVPVDASEGTDFYALAHDYVSVTPIQADMTAHYSIQALKDIF